The following is a genomic window from Nymphaea colorata isolate Beijing-Zhang1983 chromosome 3, ASM883128v2, whole genome shotgun sequence.
CTGACGGCCACATCCTGTCCCAATACACCAAACACTGAttcttgacatttttaattaaCAGGGATAAGGTTTTTGAGAACGTCTTGCAAAGACCACAAGATCATCTTTAGAAAGGAGGGATTCTGACAACATCCTAGTTAAAAACCACACATAATTTAGtatttgaaaacattaaaaaatcagaaaagacAAAAACTCAAGCTCCCATGATCTATTATTCTCTTAGGCTCCAATATGATCCTAGGCACAGACGAGCCTAGAGAGTCAAGGTGAACTACATAGGACATGACAAATGAATCCATAGCCACTGATGCATAAGAAacaacattcacattctttcAAAGCATTAAGCGAGAAAATTGCAGGTTAGTCAAATAAGGTTAAGAGAACTGTATGGGAGGTCGATTTGAAGAGGAAACCCATGCCTCATAATTAAGGTCAAATATGCTGACAAGATATGCATAAGGTTAAATATGCTGCGATCTGATAGCATCTTAAGTTCACAGCATTTTTAGGCGTGCTGTGGGCTATCCTTTCAACATGTTAATCCAATTGATGTACAAGGTAATTAACCTCCTATTATATTAATTCTATGAAGATGTATACATTTGTTGATAATTCTAACTTCAATAGGATACATATGCATAAGAATTTTTAGGATAACGGGTAACTAAATAATCCTAATACCCCATCCAACAATCAGTTTCAACGTAGTCCAGAACAAATGTAAGCAATCCTaattatgaaatgaatgatgaaaaaaacTTCTCTGAGTGAACAGGCAAAAGACAGCAGCATACGAGGAATTTCCTAAATCTGTCCCATCTAGGCGATTCATACAAAAATTTCAACTGCATAAATAAAGAACACAAGCAGTCCAAGCCTTTTTCTGTATGATACATACTAGTGGGCAGTTCACGGATGTGTAATTTCTTTTTGTGAACATGGGACGGATGCCTGACGGGTTTAAGAGGTCCATAAGTAGAACAAGACAACTCAAAGAGAATTTTTTAGCTCACAAGCATGCCACTTTTTTATTATCAATCTCAGCTATCCAGATAAATTCATTCAATGCCAACTAGTTGATCTTCCTGATAAATTTTGAGAAGTCTTTTACGTCCTCTCCTTTCCATAGGAAGGACAGCCAATGCATGGATAAACAACGATTTCAAAGCGAAAGGAGAACATTTCATGATTCAGATCAGCATGAGAAAGCAGAAAACGATGTTCGTATGTTCAAAAGTTTTCTGTAATTCAATCATGTCAAGCCATAACCATTCAATCTAATTACCATTACAAGACGGAAGGCGCAAGCTTATCCGAATTCATACAACTATTATCAAAGTTTGACTTCATTCTGATCAACAATAAGCAAATCAGGTTTCCCAAAATGGCAATTCCCGCTCCTTAATTCAATTATTGCAATAGGTTCGCCAGCAACTTGACCAAAGTGAATTCAGAGAAGACGTTCATAAGTGGATATCAAAAGTAATGGATAACAAAGAAACCCAAACACGGCAtttcccaacaaaaaaaagaattgcAATTAAACATTCACCTTTCTTAATGCCAGGGCAATCGCTCGCGCCATTGAAAACGATCGGCACATCGACCTCCAACTCGCCACCATCCATCGCCCATACAAGCACCAAGTTCAGGATCTCCCCCGTTTCAGAATTACGATGAACCTGAAACTCACAACCAAAATCCCTCAAAGTCCCCCCGGACACAAGTTTGGAAAAGTAACCGGACCACACAGGAAGGGATCTTCACCTTGATGGGCAAAACGGTGCCAGATTCGAGCACATGAGAAGAGCCGGGGCCGGCGAGGATGCGGAGGTCGAAGGTGCGGGAGAGGAAGAAGGGCTCCTCGACGGAGCCGAGGAGGGTGAGGATGTGGTTTCGATCGGCGGTGATGAGGCGCTTGCGGGAGACGGGGAAGGAGTTATTGCGCTCGAAGATCACGGCCGGGATCCTCCCTTGCGCCCTCTCGCGAGCCGCGACTCTCCTGCCCGTGAACTCCCTCGGCACCGCTTCTATCGCCAGCTCCTGCAACGAAGACGACGATGAGGAGGAAAGGGCCCTGGACAACGATGGTTGCGCCCTACACAATGTGGCGGCGACACGCCATTTCTGCATCATCGTGCTCCCTCccgctccctctctcttcttggttATCGGCCGGCGAACCTCCCTTTCCttgggtttaggggtttagagACTTGGACGTCTGGGGTTTTATCTTATGTAACGAACCCATTTGATTCGTGTGTGAACCTTACATGTACCTGACCCGGTCATGAACAGTCTTGCGTCAGGtaataaatcaaaattacatGAACACTCATGTATTTGCAATCAGTCTAACAAAAATGATATCTGGTGAACACGGTAGAAGTCTCTACtcaactttttatttctttactttCGGTGCTTTGAGGTGGCCTCCTCTTTTTActgttttcaaaacaaattctTACGACACTTTAAACCTTTCTAAAAGTTTTCTAACTACTGCTTCTAAATCTAAACGTGTTCTCTATTCAGCCCGAAGTGGCACATCCCAAATCTGCAGAAGAAGATTGAAGTGCACCACCGTCCACTTGCAGATGAAGCCCATCTTCCATGGCACCCGTTCTTGAAAGTTATCAGTTATGAGAATCCTTTTCTCATCCTTTTCCTAAACCAAATAGCTGGAAGGTTGTATTCAAGCATCCTTTATGGGGCGTTTGATTACTCTGaaattgaaatccatggatctgatgtggCATGCTTTTACAAAGGTCTATACTAAAATTCATAGTTCATCAAATTAAGAATTTTAGTTCAGACCtaagatccttattttacttctttgcatttatGAAAGGTCCAATTTAAGAATAGAGGGGGGAGGGTCCCATCTTAAGTTCATTAAATCTTAAAGATCTCAAACCCGAGGCTATcaatcaaacaccctcttagttctgttatgttcatgaaaaaattaaaaaattaatttaaacttATCTATTGCAACCTGTTTGTAATAAATTTAACTTAGTAGTCTCATAACGCCAGTCAGTGCTGCTACCCTCTTGAGATTAGTGAACTGACTGAGACAAGCTTGGTCTGACATCATTGTCCTAGTCGAAGCAACGATAAAATAAATTGGGCAAGGAAGCGTTCAAAAACAGTCATCATATATAGGATGAGCTAACTTAGtagtttcattctattttcacaAAGAAGAGTTTTGGGGCTTTTGGTCTCGtctggaaagaaagaaagaaatcaaatgaagaATGAAGTCTTTAAGGGCACACGCTCATTTCCCTTCCGAAGGATCTCAAATCAGTGCCTGCTTAATCAAACAGTgggttttataaaaaaaacagcaGTGATCTCAGGTCCACACTGCTTCTT
Proteins encoded in this region:
- the LOC116249817 gene encoding uncharacterized protein LOC116249817 isoform X2, whose product is MMQKWRVAATLCRAQPSLSRALSSSSSSSLQELAIEAVPREFTGRRVAARERAQGRIPAVIFERNNSFPVSRKRLITADRNHILTLLGSVEEPFFLSRTFDLRILAGPGSSHVLESGTVLPIKVHRNSETGEILNLVLVWAMDGGELEVDVPIVFNGASDCPGIKKGCGRQLGSRGSTLLSITTCRR
- the LOC116249817 gene encoding uncharacterized protein LOC116249817 isoform X1, translated to MMQKWRVAATLCRAQPSLSRALSSSSSSSLQELAIEAVPREFTGRRVAARERAQGRIPAVIFERNNSFPVSRKRLITADRNHILTLLGSVEEPFFLSRTFDLRILAGPGSSHVLESGTVLPIKVHRNSETGEILNLVLVWAMDGGELEVDVPIVFNGASDCPGIKKGGALRKIRTSLKYLCPANNILPKIDVDLSNLDIGDRIFMRDIKVDPSLKLLSKNDTFPICKIVSEKL